The Desulfobulbaceae bacterium region GTGTAATTGCTGAAGCGGCCAGATTAATGCCAGAAAAAGTAGTTGGGATTGTAGCAATTGATACCTTGCAAAATGTTGCGGAGCGCACCCCGCAAAGTGTAATTGACGAAATGGTCAAGCCCTTTAAAACTGATTTTAAAAGTGCCGCACAAAATTTTGTTTCACCAATGTTTCCGAAAGGTACTGATCAACAATTGGTAGATTGGGTAAAAGAAGATATGTCTTCTGCCCCAAAGGAAATTGCCTTAAATGCTTTTCGAAACTATCTGGGGCAGTATGTAAGCGGAGAAGCTGCCATTGTATTTAAAGATATCAACATTCCTGTGGTCTCAATAAACGCCCGATTATGGCCGACAGCACCTGAAGAAAACAGAAAGCATATAAAAAACTATCAACTTTTGTATATTGAGGGAACTGGTCACTTTCCAATGCTGGAAAAGCCCGATGAATTTAATATGCTATTGGAAAAAGCCCTTAACTCCATAGAATCAAAAAGCAATAACAACATATAACGTAAACATTCGGTAAATGAGATAATTAACCTTGATTTTTATCAAAAACTGGCCTCCAAAACTTCCCGTACTTTGGAGGCCAGATCGTTCATTGAGAAAGGTTTCTGGATGAAATGGACACCTTCCTCCAACACTCCTTGATGGGCAATGACGTTGGCGGTATATCCGGACATGAACAGCAGGCCGATACCAGGGTAAAGATCAATGATTTTTTCAGCCAGATCACGACCGTTCATCTTCGGCATTACCACATCGGTCATGAGCAGATCAATGGAAGCGGAATGTTTTTTTGCCTTTTCAAGGGCATCTGAAGGTGTGGCTGAGGAGAGTACAGTATAACCCTTCTTTTCCAGCATCATCCGTGTCATTTGTAAAATTGTTGGTTCATCCTCCACCAGCAGGATGGTTTCTGTTCCTCCGGCTACTGCTTTTTTTGCAGGAACGGTTTTATCAGTTTCTTGATCTGTCACCAACCTTGGCAGATAAACCTTAAAGGTGGATCCCTGGCCTGGTTCGCTGTAAACATTAATGAAGCCGTTGTTCTGTTTGATGATCCCATAAACGGTGGCAAGCCCCAGGCCGGTACCTTTGCCCATTTCTTTGGTGGTAAAAAACGGTTCAAACAGTTTGTTCAGGGTGTCCTTGTCCATGCCGCACCCATTATCACTGACTGCCAGCTGCACAAAATCCCCGGGGATAAAGCCCATGTGTTCTTTGCAGTATGCTTCATCAAATGTTTTCTTTCCGGTTTCAATGGTGAGTTTGCCCACGCCTGCGATGGCATCCCTGGCATTTACGCACAGATTGGCAAGGATCTGGTCGATCTGGGACGGGTCCATTTTCACGGCCCAAAGATGGGTGGAGGGCTGCCATACCAAATCAATGTCTTCACCGATGAGACGGCGCAACATATTGAGCATACTCTCAACGGTATCGTTCAAATCAATCTTTTTGGGTGAAATAGTCTGTTTTCTGGCAAAAGCCAGCAACTGTTTTGTGATTTCAGCCGAACGCATGGCTGCTTTTTGAATCTCTTTCAGGCTGGCATAAAGATCGTGATTTTCATCTGCCTGCATCAGTGCCATTTCAGTATGCCCCAGTATCACTCCCAGCATGTTGTTGAAGTCATGGGCCACTCCACCGGCCAGACGGCCAACGGATTCCATCTTCTGGGCCTGGATGAGCTGGGCTTGAAGATTTTCCCGTTCCGCGTCTGACTTCCTTCTCTCGGTGATGTCCGTTGAAATTCCGGCCAGAGCGATTTTCCGGCCATGCTCGTCAAACACGACCTGTATTCGGCAATCCAGCGTGAGTTCCTGTCCATCGGCAGTCTGGTTGACGACCTCGCCCCGCCATTGCCCATTCTTCAACGTCTTTTCAACAATCTTTCGCTGAGTGATGCTTTGTTCGGGGTTTTCGCAGTACTTTTCAGTGGAGACACCAATCAGTTCATTTCGGGAGTACCCCAATGCCTGGACAACGGCATCGTTGACATAGGTTATGACGCCGTTGAGGTCGGTCACGGTCACGCGGTCCTGGATCTGATTGAGAACAAGCGACTGGAAACGAAGTTGGTTCTCTGCCTCTTTACGGTCGGTGATGTCCTGATGGGTGCCTATCATACGCACGGCTTTACCAGACGCATCCCTGTATACTGCCTGTCCGCGTCCCAAAATCCATTTCCAGTCTCCATCCCTTGTCTTCATACGGTATTCAAATTCAAAGGAATCTGTCAGATTATTTACGCAGTCCATATTTATCTGATAAGCTTTTTGCCTCTCCTCCGGGTGTATCAGATCCTGCCATTTATCTACATTTTCTATAACATCAGTAGAATCATATCCAAGCATGGATGTTAAGCTCGGGCTGCAATAAATGTCTCCAGTTGTTAAATCCCAGTCCCATATCCCGTCTTTTGAGGCCTCCATGGCCAGTGAAAAGCGC contains the following coding sequences:
- a CDS encoding alpha/beta hydrolase, whose amino-acid sequence is MKKQILFILIPFLLLSGCASNELSLRHDVALSFDSERIAYDVVGKGNSSLIFIHGWSCDGRYWQKQISAFAKKYQVITVDLAGHGHSSLDRSEFSMLSFANDVKAIIDKEHIERAILIGHSMGGGVIAEAARLMPEKVVGIVAIDTLQNVAERTPQSVIDEMVKPFKTDFKSAAQNFVSPMFPKGTDQQLVDWVKEDMSSAPKEIALNAFRNYLGQYVSGEAAIVFKDINIPVVSINARLWPTAPEENRKHIKNYQLLYIEGTGHFPMLEKPDEFNMLLEKALNSIESKSNNNI
- a CDS encoding PAS domain-containing protein yields the protein AFNAHGYLTDTVLTAREGEDAFAKRVYDVAVLDEYLPDGTGDVLLDIFQVLRPDCACLMMTTDTTSERPLSWIKRGASAYLCKPFDPEILIVLCDRARREHALLRIEDLLEARTLKLQESEERFSLAMEASKDGIWDWDLTTGDIYCSPSLTSMLGYDSTDVIENVDKWQDLIHPEERQKAYQINMDCVNNLTDSFEFEYRMKTRDGDWKWILGRGQAVYRDASGKAVRMIGTHQDITDRKEAENQLRFQSLVLNQIQDRVTVTDLNGVITYVNDAVVQALGYSRNELIGVSTEKYCENPEQSITQRKIVEKTLKNGQWRGEVVNQTADGQELTLDCRIQVVFDEHGRKIALAGISTDITERRKSDAERENLQAQLIQAQKMESVGRLAGGVAHDFNNMLGVILGHTEMALMQADENHDLYASLKEIQKAAMRSAEITKQLLAFARKQTISPKKIDLNDTVESMLNMLRRLIGEDIDLVWQPSTHLWAVKMDPSQIDQILANLCVNARDAIAGVGKLTIETGKKTFDEAYCKEHMGFIPGDFVQLAVSDNGCGMDKDTLNKLFEPFFTTKEMGKGTGLGLATVYGIIKQNNGFINVYSEPGQGSTFKVYLPRLVTDQETDKTVPAKKAVAGGTETILLVEDEPTILQMTRMMLEKKGYTVLSSATPSDALEKAKKHSASIDLLMTDVVMPKMNGRDLAEKIIDLYPGIGLLFMSGYTANVIAHQGVLEEGVHFIQKPFSMNDLASKVREVLEASF